Proteins encoded together in one Pseudoroseomonas cervicalis window:
- a CDS encoding 3-hydroxybutyrate dehydrogenase produces MEQSLAGRTALVTGSTSGIGLGIARLLAAAGAKVMLNGFGKPEEIEAARRAVAEAGDGSLPPHSAADLSKPDQVRAMCAEAAETLGQVDILVNNAGIQFTSAVEDFPDDKWDAIIAINLSANFHASKAVLQGMRARNWGRIVNIASAHGLVGSPEKVAYVTAKHGVVGMTKVIALEVAQTGITCNAICPGFVRTPLAEAQVGPLAKKHGVSEEAALKDYLLAKQPSKRWVEVDEVAQMALYLCGPGSGAVNGSALSIDGGWVAA; encoded by the coding sequence ATGGAGCAGAGTCTCGCCGGCCGGACCGCCCTGGTCACCGGCTCCACCAGCGGCATCGGCCTCGGCATCGCCCGGCTGCTGGCCGCGGCCGGGGCGAAGGTCATGCTGAACGGCTTCGGCAAGCCCGAGGAGATCGAGGCCGCCCGCCGCGCCGTGGCGGAGGCCGGCGATGGCAGCCTGCCGCCGCACTCCGCCGCCGACCTGTCCAAGCCCGACCAGGTGCGCGCCATGTGCGCCGAGGCGGCGGAGACGCTCGGCCAGGTGGACATCCTGGTGAACAATGCCGGCATCCAGTTCACCAGCGCGGTCGAGGATTTCCCCGACGACAAATGGGACGCCATCATCGCCATCAACCTCTCGGCCAATTTCCACGCCAGCAAGGCGGTGCTGCAGGGCATGCGGGCGCGCAACTGGGGCCGCATCGTCAACATCGCCTCGGCGCATGGCTTGGTCGGCTCGCCGGAGAAGGTCGCCTATGTCACCGCCAAGCATGGCGTGGTCGGCATGACCAAGGTGATCGCGCTGGAGGTGGCGCAGACCGGCATCACCTGCAACGCCATCTGCCCCGGCTTCGTCCGCACCCCGCTGGCCGAGGCGCAGGTCGGCCCGCTGGCCAAGAAGCATGGCGTGTCCGAGGAGGCGGCACTGAAGGACTATCTGCTGGCCAAGCAGCCCAGCAAGCGCTGGGTCGAGGTCGATGAGGTGGCGCAGATGGCGCTGTATCTCTGCGGCCCGGGCAGCGGCGCGGTGAACGGCTCGGCCCTGTCGATCGATGGCGGCTGGGTGGCGGCCTGA
- a CDS encoding NAD(P)/FAD-dependent oxidoreductase → MPDHDVAIIGAGAAGRSVAATAASLGLTVVLFERDRLEDGFGRGKAAGQALLAAAHRAAALRGTALGIRAEGASIDWTALRRHLREAGAAALAAESAARPQGPGITLVQASAHFVAPDRIEAAGRVHSFRRAVIAAGRAPVVPDLPGLVGLPWLTRETLLELEEPPRHLLVLGGGATGMEMAQAHARLGCKVTLIEAAPNILSDAEPEFRLPLREQLRQDGVEILENSRAVALEPAPDGLAVVMEGGARLAGSHLLFAVGHAPRLAPLDLPAANIAATPRGIDTGRDLRSTSNRRIWAAGDIADPQGVDPRHASDAAGQHAALLVRSMLFRLPARLDDAALPRLIGTAPELAQIGLTEAEARAAGHSPRIQRQGFTGNLRAIAEGDTAGMVKLVLDGQGRLLGAGLLGRGAGELAAALGLMIGRRLPLSALAELPLASPSRAEALRQAAAALYTSRLTRPIMRRLAGWATRLP, encoded by the coding sequence ATGCCTGACCATGATGTGGCGATCATCGGCGCCGGTGCCGCCGGGCGTTCGGTGGCTGCCACCGCCGCTTCCCTCGGCCTGACGGTGGTGCTGTTCGAGCGGGACCGGCTGGAGGACGGCTTCGGGCGCGGCAAGGCTGCGGGCCAGGCGCTGCTGGCCGCGGCGCACCGCGCCGCAGCCCTGCGCGGCACGGCGCTCGGCATCCGGGCGGAGGGCGCCAGCATCGACTGGACGGCGCTGCGCCGCCATCTGCGCGAGGCCGGCGCGGCGGCGCTGGCGGCCGAATCGGCCGCGCGGCCGCAGGGCCCCGGCATCACCCTGGTGCAGGCCAGCGCGCATTTCGTCGCCCCCGACCGGATCGAGGCGGCAGGGCGCGTCCATTCCTTCCGCCGTGCCGTCATCGCCGCCGGGCGCGCGCCCGTGGTGCCGGATTTGCCCGGGCTGGTCGGCCTGCCCTGGCTGACGCGCGAGACACTGCTGGAGCTGGAAGAACCGCCGCGCCACCTGCTGGTGCTGGGTGGCGGCGCCACCGGGATGGAGATGGCCCAGGCGCATGCCCGACTCGGCTGCAAGGTGACGCTGATCGAGGCGGCACCGAACATCCTGTCCGATGCGGAGCCGGAGTTCCGCCTGCCGCTGCGTGAGCAGCTGCGCCAGGACGGGGTCGAGATCCTGGAGAACAGCCGCGCCGTGGCGCTGGAGCCGGCGCCCGACGGCCTGGCGGTGGTGATGGAGGGCGGGGCGCGGCTCGCCGGGTCGCATCTGCTCTTCGCCGTCGGGCATGCGCCGCGCCTGGCGCCGCTGGACCTGCCGGCCGCCAACATAGCCGCCACGCCGCGCGGCATCGACACCGGGCGCGACCTGCGCAGCACCAGCAACCGCCGGATCTGGGCCGCCGGCGACATCGCCGATCCGCAGGGCGTCGACCCGCGCCATGCCTCGGATGCCGCCGGGCAGCATGCCGCGCTGCTGGTGCGCTCCATGCTGTTCCGCCTGCCGGCGCGGCTGGACGATGCCGCCCTGCCCCGGCTGATCGGCACCGCGCCGGAGCTGGCACAGATCGGCCTGACCGAGGCGGAGGCCCGCGCCGCCGGGCACAGCCCGCGCATCCAGCGCCAGGGCTTCACCGGCAATCTCCGCGCCATCGCCGAGGGCGACACCGCCGGCATGGTCAAGCTGGTGCTAGATGGACAGGGCCGGCTGCTCGGCGCCGGGCTGCTCGGCCGCGGCGCCGGGGAGCTGGCGGCGGCGCTGGGGCTGATGATCGGGCGCAGGCTGCCGCTCTCCGCCCTGGCGGAGCTGCCCCTGGCCTCGCCCAGCCGGGCGGAGGCGCTGCGCCAGGCGGCGGCCGCCCTCTATACGTCCAGGCTGACGAGGCCGATCATGCGCCGCCTGGCCGGGTGGGCCACCCGCCTACCCTGA
- the rpmH gene encoding 50S ribosomal protein L34: MKRTYQPSKLVRKRRHGFRARMATVGGRNVLASRRAKGRKKLSA; encoded by the coding sequence GTGAAGCGTACCTATCAGCCGTCCAAGCTCGTCCGGAAGCGCCGGCACGGTTTCCGCGCCCGCATGGCGACGGTCGGCGGCCGCAATGTGCTGGCCAGCCGCCGCGCCAAGGGCCGCAAGAAGCTCTCCGCCTGA
- the rnpA gene encoding ribonuclease P protein component translates to MASPPRLKRRREFLRVAGKGSRAARPSLVLQALPETAGPLRVGFTATKKLGNAVVRNRAKRRLREAARLLLGQDAPPGWDLVLIGREGTGSRRFDQLLADLRGALRQAGVLPQGSHGQGSHSQGGAGQSGSAGPRPAQPPAARP, encoded by the coding sequence ATGGCCTCGCCGCCTCGCCTGAAGCGGCGGCGCGAATTCCTTCGCGTCGCCGGCAAGGGCAGCAGAGCCGCAAGGCCCAGCCTGGTGTTGCAGGCCCTGCCGGAAACGGCGGGGCCGCTGCGCGTGGGCTTCACCGCGACCAAGAAGCTGGGCAATGCCGTGGTGCGCAACCGCGCCAAGCGCCGGCTGCGGGAAGCCGCGCGGCTGCTGCTCGGCCAGGACGCCCCGCCCGGCTGGGACCTGGTGCTGATCGGCCGGGAGGGCACCGGCAGCCGCCGCTTCGACCAGTTGCTGGCCGATCTGCGCGGGGCGCTGCGCCAGGCCGGGGTGCTGCCCCAGGGGAGCCATGGCCAGGGCAGCCATAGCCAGGGCGGCGCCGGCCAGTCCGGTTCCGCCGGCCCGCGCCCGGCTCAGCCGCCCGCGGCCCGGCCATGA
- the yidD gene encoding membrane protein insertion efficiency factor YidD, whose translation MNRLRNGWRRDPAALLLKGAVRGYQLTLRGVIGSHCRFYPHCSAYAIEALDTHGAARGSWLAARRILRCHPWHAGGYDPVPPAAAQATRFPEDPEPASSPCPPPRAVAQNKA comes from the coding sequence ATGAACCGCCTGCGCAACGGCTGGCGGCGCGATCCGGCGGCCCTGTTGCTCAAAGGGGCGGTCCGCGGCTACCAGCTGACGCTCCGCGGGGTGATCGGCAGCCATTGCCGCTTCTACCCGCATTGCAGCGCCTATGCGATCGAGGCGCTGGACACCCATGGCGCGGCGCGCGGCTCCTGGCTCGCCGCACGGCGCATCCTGCGCTGCCATCCCTGGCATGCCGGTGGCTACGACCCGGTGCCGCCGGCGGCCGCGCAAGCGACCCGTTTTCCTGAGGACCCCGAGCCGGCGTCCTCCCCATGCCCGCCGCCCCGCGCGGTGGCCCAGAACAAGGCCTGA
- the yidC gene encoding membrane protein insertase YidC, translated as MDQKRLLAAIAISIGILLAFDLWKRETTPPAPDAPAAVTQQAPTPTAPAAVAPANPGSSDANAAAQANRPPPQRLRVESPRVSGSILLRGARLDDLVLKDYRETTAASSPLVRMFAPREELQPYFAQWGWSAADGRTRVPDNETDWTASGGPLGPDSPVTLSWENGQGQTFQIVLSLDRNFMFQAEQRVINSAADPVLVLPWSRIRRERTPHVAGFYILHEGFVGVLNGRLTEQTYKAAKDEGARTRGVALEQETSGGWAGFTDKYWLAAIAPVDAAQPLRAAWRHVAENGEDRWQVDFATPQPQTVAAGATGSISTRLFAGAKEVHLLDAYRDNLGITDFDKAIDFGWFYFLTKPFFYALDYLFKLFGNFGIAILVFTVALKLAFFPLANKAYKSMARMKVLTPKMQEIRERYKDDPAKAQSEMMALYRSEKVNPASGCLPILIQIPVFFALYKVLFVTIEMRHAPFFGWIRDLSAPDPTNLFNLFGLIPWDPPALLHMPVWAIIMGITMFVQQKLNPAPADPIQAKIFTWMPVIFTFMLASFPAGLVIYWSWNNLLSVAQQWYIMRHEREARRQEKALSKTGAKAKG; from the coding sequence ATGGACCAGAAGCGACTCCTCGCCGCGATTGCGATTTCGATCGGCATCCTGCTCGCCTTCGACCTGTGGAAGCGCGAGACCACGCCGCCGGCGCCCGACGCGCCCGCCGCGGTCACCCAGCAGGCGCCCACGCCCACCGCCCCGGCGGCGGTGGCGCCCGCCAACCCCGGCAGCAGCGATGCCAACGCCGCTGCCCAGGCCAACCGCCCGCCGCCGCAGCGGCTGCGGGTGGAGAGCCCGCGCGTCTCCGGCAGCATCCTGCTGCGCGGCGCCCGGCTCGACGATCTGGTGCTGAAGGATTATCGCGAGACGACGGCCGCCTCCTCGCCGCTGGTGCGCATGTTCGCCCCGCGTGAGGAGCTGCAGCCCTATTTCGCGCAGTGGGGTTGGTCCGCCGCCGATGGCCGCACCCGCGTGCCGGACAACGAGACCGACTGGACCGCCAGCGGCGGCCCGCTCGGCCCCGACAGCCCGGTGACGCTGTCCTGGGAGAACGGCCAGGGCCAGACCTTCCAGATCGTGCTGAGCCTGGACCGGAACTTCATGTTCCAGGCCGAGCAGCGCGTCATCAACAGCGCCGCCGATCCGGTGCTGGTGCTGCCCTGGAGCCGCATCCGCCGCGAGCGCACGCCGCATGTGGCCGGCTTCTACATCCTGCATGAGGGCTTCGTCGGCGTGCTGAACGGCCGCCTGACCGAGCAGACCTACAAGGCCGCCAAGGATGAGGGTGCCCGCACCCGCGGCGTGGCGCTGGAGCAGGAGACCAGCGGTGGCTGGGCCGGCTTCACCGACAAGTACTGGCTGGCCGCCATCGCGCCCGTCGATGCCGCGCAGCCGCTGCGCGCCGCCTGGCGCCATGTGGCGGAGAATGGCGAGGATCGCTGGCAGGTCGATTTCGCCACCCCGCAGCCACAGACCGTGGCGGCCGGGGCCACCGGCAGCATCTCCACCCGGCTCTTCGCCGGCGCCAAGGAGGTGCATCTGCTCGACGCCTATCGCGACAATCTGGGCATCACGGATTTCGACAAGGCGATCGATTTCGGCTGGTTCTACTTCCTGACCAAGCCGTTCTTCTATGCGCTGGACTACCTGTTCAAGCTGTTCGGCAATTTCGGCATCGCCATCCTGGTCTTCACCGTGGCGCTGAAGCTCGCCTTCTTCCCGCTGGCCAATAAGGCCTACAAGTCGATGGCGCGGATGAAGGTGCTGACGCCGAAGATGCAGGAGATCCGCGAGCGCTATAAGGACGACCCGGCCAAGGCCCAGTCGGAGATGATGGCGCTGTACCGGTCGGAGAAGGTCAACCCGGCCTCGGGCTGCCTGCCGATCCTGATCCAGATCCCGGTCTTCTTCGCGCTGTACAAGGTGCTGTTCGTCACCATCGAGATGCGGCACGCGCCGTTCTTCGGCTGGATCCGCGATCTCTCGGCGCCCGACCCGACCAATCTGTTCAACCTGTTCGGGCTGATCCCGTGGGACCCGCCGGCGCTGCTGCACATGCCGGTCTGGGCGATCATCATGGGTATCACGATGTTCGTGCAGCAGAAGCTGAACCCGGCCCCGGCCGATCCGATCCAGGCCAAGATCTTCACCTGGATGCCGGTCATCTTCACCTTCATGCTGGCCAGCTTCCCGGCCGGGCTGGTGATCTACTGGTCCTGGAACAACCTGCTCTCGGTGGCCCAGCAGTGGTACATCATGCGGCATGAGCGCGAAGCGCGGCGCCAGGAGAAGGCGCTGAGCAAGACCGGCGCGAAGGCCAAGGGGTGA
- the yihA gene encoding ribosome biogenesis GTP-binding protein YihA/YsxC, translating into MSGGLLEARDEAERAELIEQGRLLFCRPCQFFFAAQRLDQLPEPRLPEVAFCGRSNVGKSSLVNALTGQNSLARVSSTPGRTKQLNFFDLGGRLTLVDMPGYGYAQASKSVKEDWQGLMFEFLRGRPVLRRVVLLLDARIETKESDRAAMKLLNEAAVNFQIVLTKADSAKPYWLKQRQEEAAALVKQHTAAHPLVITTSSETGLGIPELRAELTALAEPA; encoded by the coding sequence GTGAGCGGGGGCCTGCTGGAGGCGCGCGACGAGGCCGAGCGCGCCGAACTGATCGAGCAGGGGCGGCTGCTGTTCTGCCGCCCCTGCCAGTTCTTCTTCGCGGCCCAGCGGCTGGACCAGCTGCCGGAGCCGCGCCTGCCGGAGGTGGCCTTCTGCGGCCGCTCCAATGTGGGGAAATCCTCGCTGGTGAACGCGCTGACCGGGCAGAACAGCCTGGCGCGCGTCTCCTCCACCCCCGGCCGGACGAAGCAGCTGAACTTCTTCGACCTGGGCGGGCGCCTCACCCTCGTGGACATGCCGGGCTATGGCTATGCCCAGGCCTCCAAGAGCGTGAAGGAGGATTGGCAGGGGCTGATGTTCGAGTTCCTGCGCGGCCGGCCGGTGCTGCGCCGCGTGGTGCTGCTGCTGGATGCGCGGATCGAGACCAAGGAGAGCGACCGCGCCGCCATGAAGCTGCTGAACGAGGCGGCGGTGAACTTCCAGATCGTGCTGACCAAGGCCGACAGCGCCAAGCCCTACTGGCTGAAGCAGCGGCAGGAGGAGGCGGCGGCGCTGGTCAAGCAGCACACCGCCGCGCATCCGCTGGTCATCACCACCAGCAGCGAGACCGGGCTCGGCATTCCCGAGCTGCGGGCCGAGCTGACCGCCCTGGCCGAACCGGCCTGA
- a CDS encoding YfaZ family outer membrane protein yields MRIVLLPALLLLGMAPAALATDLSASLGENYRRFEGRTDLGPVDLSAGWTDRNGRGDVVDLGVGPSIGLGPLTVGVQAKGIYTRPVRGDGEIGAGLGASASLGLIPGLLSAGVDASYAPGELASGDRGDYRSASARLTANVLPFLSVQGGYRIERMETREGGGEADLAKGFFVGGALRF; encoded by the coding sequence ATGCGCATCGTCCTCCTCCCTGCCCTGCTGCTGCTGGGCATGGCCCCGGCGGCCCTGGCCACCGACCTGTCCGCCAGCCTGGGCGAGAATTACCGGCGCTTCGAAGGCCGCACCGATCTGGGGCCGGTCGACCTCTCCGCCGGCTGGACCGACCGCAACGGGCGCGGCGATGTGGTGGATCTGGGGGTCGGGCCGTCCATCGGGCTCGGGCCGCTGACGGTGGGTGTGCAGGCCAAGGGCATCTACACCCGCCCGGTGCGGGGCGATGGAGAGATCGGCGCCGGGCTCGGCGCCTCGGCCTCGCTCGGGCTGATCCCGGGGCTGCTGTCGGCAGGGGTTGATGCCAGCTACGCGCCCGGCGAACTGGCCAGCGGCGACCGTGGCGATTACCGCTCCGCCTCGGCGCGGCTGACGGCCAATGTGCTGCCCTTCCTGTCGGTCCAGGGCGGCTACCGGATCGAGCGGATGGAAACGCGCGAGGGCGGCGGCGAGGCCGATCTGGCCAAGGGCTTCTTCGTCGGCGGCGCGCTGCGCTTCTGA
- the argB gene encoding acetylglutamate kinase, whose amino-acid sequence MTDDARNQMEILAGSLPFLKRYDEQIVVVKYGGHAMGEEAAAARFGRDIALLEQMGVNPVVVHGGGPQINAMLKRLNVQSTFVNGLRVTDAAVVDVVEMVLSGTVNKQVSDCITRAGAISVGISGKDGGLIRARKLTRTYRDPESNIERVLDLGFVGEPEQVDPQVLELLIAADIVPVVAPVGVGADGQTYNINADTAAGAIAGALSASRLLMLTDVPGVLDAEKKLIPEMTVAEARAGIAQGWISGGMIPKIETCIYAIEQGVKGAVIVDGRVPHAVLIELFTDGGAGTLIVP is encoded by the coding sequence ATGACCGACGACGCGCGCAACCAGATGGAAATCCTCGCCGGTTCGCTGCCCTTCCTGAAGCGATATGACGAGCAGATCGTCGTCGTGAAGTATGGCGGCCACGCCATGGGCGAGGAGGCGGCCGCCGCGCGCTTCGGCCGCGACATCGCCCTGCTGGAGCAGATGGGGGTGAACCCCGTGGTCGTGCATGGCGGCGGCCCGCAGATCAACGCCATGCTGAAGCGGCTGAATGTGCAGTCGACCTTCGTCAACGGCCTGCGCGTCACCGACGCGGCGGTGGTGGATGTGGTCGAGATGGTGCTCTCCGGCACCGTCAACAAACAGGTCTCCGATTGCATCACCCGCGCCGGCGCCATCTCGGTCGGCATTTCCGGCAAGGATGGCGGGCTGATCCGCGCCCGCAAGCTGACCCGCACCTATCGCGACCCGGAGAGCAACATCGAGAGGGTGCTCGACCTCGGCTTCGTGGGCGAGCCGGAGCAGGTCGACCCGCAGGTGCTGGAACTGCTGATCGCTGCCGACATCGTGCCGGTGGTGGCGCCCGTCGGCGTCGGCGCCGATGGCCAGACCTACAACATCAATGCCGACACGGCCGCCGGCGCCATCGCCGGCGCGCTCAGCGCCTCCCGCCTGCTGATGCTGACCGACGTGCCCGGCGTGCTGGATGCCGAGAAGAAGCTGATCCCGGAGATGACGGTGGCCGAGGCGCGCGCCGGCATCGCCCAGGGCTGGATCTCCGGCGGCATGATCCCGAAGATCGAGACCTGCATCTACGCCATCGAGCAGGGGGTGAAGGGCGCCGTCATCGTCGATGGCCGCGTGCCGCATGCCGTGCTGATCGAGCTGTTCACCGATGGCGGCGCCGGCACGCTGATCGTGCCCTGA
- the dapD gene encoding 2,3,4,5-tetrahydropyridine-2,6-dicarboxylate N-succinyltransferase, with the protein MDLAATIAALWERRAELSPATRGAEREAIESALELLDSGRARVAEPDGQGGWKVNQWLKQAVLLSFRLEDSKVMPTGFGAYDKVPLKFADWGENRFREAGFRAVPGAVVRRSAFIGKGVVLMPSFVNLGAYVDENTMVDTWATIGSCAQIGKNCHISGGAGIGGVLEPLQANPVVIGDNCFIGARSEVAEGVIVGEGSVLSMGVFLGASTKIVDRATGEVFIGQVPPYSVVVPGSLPGKALPDGSQGPGLYCAVIVKRVDAQTRSKTSINELLRD; encoded by the coding sequence ATGGACCTTGCCGCCACCATCGCAGCGCTGTGGGAGCGCCGCGCCGAGCTTTCGCCCGCCACCCGGGGCGCCGAGCGCGAGGCGATCGAGAGCGCGCTGGAGCTGCTCGATTCCGGCCGCGCGCGCGTGGCGGAGCCGGACGGGCAGGGCGGCTGGAAGGTCAATCAGTGGCTGAAGCAGGCGGTGCTGCTCTCCTTCCGCCTGGAAGACTCCAAGGTCATGCCGACCGGCTTCGGCGCCTATGACAAGGTGCCGCTGAAGTTCGCGGACTGGGGCGAGAACCGCTTCCGCGAGGCCGGCTTCCGCGCCGTGCCCGGTGCCGTGGTGCGCCGCTCCGCCTTCATCGGCAAGGGCGTGGTGCTGATGCCCTCCTTCGTCAATCTCGGCGCCTATGTCGACGAGAACACGATGGTCGACACCTGGGCGACGATCGGCTCCTGCGCCCAGATCGGCAAGAACTGCCACATCTCCGGTGGCGCCGGCATTGGCGGCGTGCTGGAGCCGCTGCAGGCCAATCCGGTGGTGATCGGCGACAATTGCTTCATCGGCGCCCGGTCCGAGGTGGCCGAGGGCGTGATCGTCGGCGAGGGCTCGGTGTTGTCGATGGGCGTGTTTCTCGGCGCCTCGACCAAGATCGTCGACCGCGCCACGGGCGAGGTCTTCATCGGCCAGGTGCCGCCCTATTCGGTGGTGGTGCCGGGCAGCCTGCCGGGCAAGGCGCTGCCGGATGGCAGCCAGGGCCCCGGCCTCTACTGCGCCGTCATCGTCAAGCGGGTGGATGCGCAGACCCGCAGCAAGACCTCGATCAACGAGCTGCTGCGCGACTGA
- the dapE gene encoding succinyl-diaminopimelate desuccinylase: MDPLPLLQDLIRCPSVTPAEGGALGVLEAALRPLGFTCTRLVFGPAGEEVENLFARRGSGAPHLCFAGHTDVVPPGDAALWSTDPFGAELRDGLVMGRGATDMKGGIAAWVAAIASLPADLPGSLSLLITGDEEGPARYGTVKVLEWMAEHGHTPDLCIVGEPTSKAVLGDTIKIGRRGSLNAAITLQGVQGHAAYPQRADNPVHRLVRVLHRLTAQPLDSGSDWFEPSTLQVTSVDVGNPATNVIPGTARAQLNIRFNDLHSSDSLIAMLHAALQAEEARYTLEASCSGESFLTKPGPFVETLRQVVEQVTGVAPQLDTGGGTSDARFITRHCPVAELGAVGATMHKADESTPVEELRALSRLYAGLIQALLTRI, from the coding sequence ATGGACCCGCTTCCGCTGCTGCAGGATCTGATCCGCTGTCCGAGCGTGACGCCCGCGGAGGGCGGCGCGCTCGGCGTGCTGGAAGCGGCGCTGCGGCCGCTCGGCTTCACCTGCACCCGGCTGGTCTTCGGTCCGGCCGGCGAGGAGGTGGAGAACCTCTTCGCCCGGCGCGGCAGCGGCGCGCCGCATCTCTGCTTTGCTGGCCATACCGATGTGGTGCCGCCTGGCGATGCCGCGCTGTGGAGCACGGACCCCTTCGGCGCCGAGCTGCGCGACGGCTTGGTGATGGGCCGCGGGGCCACGGACATGAAGGGTGGCATCGCCGCCTGGGTCGCCGCCATCGCCAGCCTGCCGGCCGACCTCCCCGGCAGCCTGTCGTTGCTGATCACCGGCGATGAGGAAGGCCCGGCCCGGTACGGCACCGTGAAGGTGCTGGAATGGATGGCCGAGCATGGCCACACGCCGGATCTCTGCATCGTCGGCGAGCCCACCAGCAAGGCGGTGCTGGGCGACACCATCAAGATCGGCCGCCGCGGCAGCCTGAACGCCGCCATCACCCTGCAGGGCGTGCAGGGCCACGCCGCCTATCCGCAGCGCGCCGACAACCCGGTGCACCGGCTGGTGCGGGTGCTGCACCGGCTGACGGCGCAGCCGCTCGATTCCGGCAGCGACTGGTTTGAGCCCTCGACCCTGCAGGTGACCAGCGTCGATGTCGGCAACCCGGCCACCAATGTCATTCCCGGCACGGCGCGGGCGCAGCTGAACATCCGCTTCAACGATCTGCACAGCAGCGACAGCCTGATCGCCATGCTGCATGCCGCCCTGCAGGCGGAGGAAGCGCGCTACACGCTGGAGGCCAGCTGCTCCGGCGAGAGCTTCCTGACCAAACCCGGCCCCTTTGTCGAGACGCTGCGCCAGGTGGTGGAGCAGGTCACGGGCGTGGCGCCGCAGCTCGACACCGGGGGCGGCACCTCGGATGCGCGCTTCATCACCCGCCACTGCCCGGTGGCCGAGCTCGGCGCCGTTGGCGCCACCATGCACAAGGCCGACGAATCGACGCCGGTGGAGGAGCTGCGCGCCCTGTCGCGCCTCTATGCCGGGCTCATCCAGGCGCTGCTGACACGCATCTAG
- a CDS encoding PleD family two-component system response regulator has protein sequence MSARILVVDDIAANLRLLEARLNAEYYEVALASSGPEALSRAEDWMPDIILLDVMMPGMDGYEVCRHLKASPATAHIPVVMVTALVDATERVRGLEAGADDFLSKPVDHSTLFARLRALLRVKQVMDAFRLRAETALDLGFEPTPPPSEQIAGASILLATEDVNEAELLTGVLAVDGVTLRLTATAAQAWQALSEGGFDLALLSLSLDGGEGLRLASRLRAQAGTRDLPVLLIADADQRALVLRGFDLGANDHVLRPVDPNELRARVRNQVRRRRYQERLRAELDRSLELAVTDSLTGLRNRRYVTRHLEGLLRNGPAALLMLDVDRFKAVNDTYGHGVGDIVLREVAARMKHHLRDVDVVARFGGEEFVVAMAGATQEEALQIADRLRLSMAENPVPISPERRLGITASIGVALAKGGEALPRLMAAADAALYRAKANGRNRVELACGEDWAHQDGVA, from the coding sequence ATGAGTGCGCGGATTCTGGTCGTCGATGATATCGCCGCCAATCTCCGGTTGCTGGAGGCGCGGCTGAACGCCGAATACTACGAGGTCGCCCTGGCCTCTTCCGGCCCCGAGGCGCTGAGCCGCGCCGAGGACTGGATGCCGGACATCATCCTGCTCGACGTGATGATGCCGGGCATGGATGGCTACGAGGTCTGCCGCCATCTGAAGGCAAGCCCGGCGACGGCGCATATCCCGGTGGTCATGGTCACCGCCCTGGTCGACGCGACCGAGCGGGTGCGCGGGCTGGAGGCGGGGGCGGATGATTTCCTCTCCAAGCCGGTCGACCATTCCACCCTGTTTGCCCGGCTGCGCGCGCTGCTGCGGGTGAAGCAGGTGATGGACGCGTTCCGGCTGCGCGCCGAGACGGCGCTGGATCTGGGTTTCGAGCCGACGCCGCCGCCCTCCGAGCAGATCGCCGGCGCCAGCATCCTGCTGGCGACCGAGGATGTGAACGAGGCCGAGCTGCTGACCGGCGTGCTGGCGGTGGATGGCGTGACGCTGCGGCTGACCGCGACCGCCGCCCAGGCCTGGCAGGCGCTGTCGGAGGGTGGCTTTGACCTGGCGCTGCTCAGCCTGTCGCTGGATGGCGGGGAGGGGCTGCGCCTCGCCTCGCGCCTGCGCGCCCAGGCCGGGACGCGCGACCTGCCGGTGCTGCTGATCGCCGATGCCGACCAGCGGGCGCTGGTGCTGCGTGGCTTCGACCTCGGCGCCAATGACCATGTGCTGCGCCCGGTGGACCCGAACGAGCTGCGGGCGCGGGTGCGCAACCAGGTGCGCCGCCGCCGCTACCAGGAGCGGCTGCGCGCCGAGCTGGATCGCTCGCTGGAGCTGGCGGTGACCGACAGCCTGACCGGGCTGCGCAACCGCCGCTATGTCACCCGGCACCTGGAAGGGCTGCTGCGCAACGGGCCGGCGGCATTGCTGATGCTGGATGTCGACCGCTTCAAGGCGGTGAACGACACCTATGGCCATGGCGTCGGCGACATCGTGCTGCGCGAGGTGGCGGCGCGCATGAAGCACCATCTGCGCGATGTCGATGTGGTGGCCCGTTTCGGCGGCGAGGAATTCGTCGTCGCCATGGCGGGCGCCACGCAGGAGGAGGCGCTGCAGATCGCCGACCGGCTGCGCCTGTCCATGGCGGAGAATCCGGTGCCGATCAGCCCGGAGCGCCGCCTGGGCATCACCGCCAGCATCGGCGTGGCCCTGGCCAAGGGGGGCGAGGCCCTGCCGCGGCTGATGGCAGCGGCGGATGCGGCGCTGTACCGGGCCAAGGCGAATGGCCGCAACCGGGTGGAGCTGGCCTGCGGCGAGGATTGGGCGCACCAGGACGGCGTCGCCTGA